GCAAGGGCGATCAATTTACCACTCTGCATGATTTTAAAAGAAATATCGGTATCCTCAGTCAAGGCACCATTTTTCCAACCACCGATACTCTTTACAAAGTCGGTTTGAATGATAAAGTTGGTTCCTGGGATACGACCAATTTTAAAGAGATGCCACATCCCAACATGGTGCACCCGCTGGGTAACAACGATTTCTTGGTTGATACAACGAGTCAAAAAATTTTGATTGGCATTTCGAGTCTTGTTGCGACCGAAAGATGCCACGTGGCGTTCTGGGTCCTTTATCACTTCTTTGACAAGGAAATAAAGGGCATTTTTTTCAGGCATGGCATCTGCATCATAAACACAGATATATTCACCCGTTGCCATCTCTAAGGCATCGTTTAGAACGCCTGCTTTTCCTCCCGTACCAGTACGGTCGATAATAGTCAGATTTCTTCCTACATATTCAGGCAGAGCTTGTACAGACAAACACTCTGCATAGGTGTTGTCCGAACAGTTATCCGCAAATAGAAGCAACTCCACACGATCGTGAGGGTAATTCATATCCAAGATAGCTTTTGCCGTCTGGGCAATAACCACATCCTCATTATGAGCAGGAACAACAATAGTAACCTTAGGGTAATAAGGTAGTGGCGAGGTATCCACACGAAAATCACTGTGTTTAAACCAAAAGTGAACAGCTGAAAAGAGAATTACCAAGCCCCAAGCTAGAGAAATCCAAATTGTAAGCAAGGTAAAAATCATTAACATTTGACTAATCATGATTCACCGCCTTAAAATTTTTGTTCACTCGATGGTAGAGAATATTGTATGCAATAAATAGTATAATAAAACAAATGCCAAAGGTGAGACTGAGTCCCAAAGCAATGCCAAAAAATATATTGGTTAGAGTCATGTTTCCCTCCTAATATTCTACAATTACATCTGTCTCTAATTGACGCTTGAGATTACTGGCAACATCCGAGTAGTTTTGGTATTTATCTTTATTATCAGAGTTAATCATCAAGTAACCTGTTTGGAATTGAATTCCTTGGTTTCCATCTTCTCCATGAAAAACTAAACTGCCTAGTTTCTCCTGCAAACCATTCAAATAGAGTTGCTTCAAAGAATCTTGACTACTATTAGATAAAACAAGAAAATTCCCATTTGAAACGTAATAGAGTTTATCGTTGTAACTCAATTCCTGAGAAATTACCTCTTGAATGCGACTGAGCATCAGATTATGTTCTTTCGGTTTAATCTGGAAGAACAAATCTTCATGCGCCCAATGAATCAATAAGGACTGTACCGTCACATCACTTTGTTCAGTTACCATAGCATGGTAATCTGCTCGAGCTGCGTCCTCCTGTTCTTGTACCTTTGAGGCCACCTTGAAGAAATAATAACGAACCTTAAGTAGAATCCCAATCAAAAGAGGAAAACTGATTAATAAGAAGACCAGTTGAATGATTGGGATATAAACCACACCCGCCACCAAAACGATAAGTCCAAGCCCAAATGTTAAGATAAGGGTCCAAGTAAGCAAAAGGTCAGATAATACCAACACTGCAAACAAGGCTAAAGCTAAAAACAAGATTTGTTCTAAAATGATTGCTCGAGCATACAAAAAACAAAGCACCAAAAGAATGGCCTCACAAGCAAGC
This genomic interval from Streptococcus oralis subsp. tigurinus contains the following:
- a CDS encoding glycosyltransferase family 2 protein, producing MISQMLMIFTLLTIWISLAWGLVILFSAVHFWFKHSDFRVDTSPLPYYPKVTIVVPAHNEDVVIAQTAKAILDMNYPHDRVELLLFADNCSDNTYAECLSVQALPEYVGRNLTIIDRTGTGGKAGVLNDALEMATGEYICVYDADAMPEKNALYFLVKEVIKDPERHVASFGRNKTRNANQNFLTRCINQEIVVTQRVHHVGMWHLFKIGRIPGTNFIIQTDFVKSIGGWKNGALTEDTDISFKIMQSGKLIALAYNSEAFQQEPETLKSYYMQRKRWAKGNYEVVLSNFKHLFGRANWRVKLEVFNYSCVFFWFNFAIVLSDLIFLANVLAICLNLFFPDVRIPFAFDADNIYIAQLMLFNWILMIGLYLMQIMTALASQFGQATTKQIWLALVAYFSYAQMFIVVSIDSISSIVLDKVLRRKETKWVKTKRFAG